In Halococcus saccharolyticus DSM 5350, the following are encoded in one genomic region:
- a CDS encoding ABC transporter permease, with the protein MATSDTQSDEMLSSGRTEETGADESERAVKSRVGWRYTLSQVRSDPTALAGLCIIGFMTAVAVFAYIDAKLLDYWFASTYWVNPEVDPVTVEALLPPVGVENALGTGTLEHPLGTDNRGRDILARLFYGTRIAIQVGFIATAFGLFGGVIVGAVAGYYGGWVDDVLMRGVETLYAIPFLILVITFMSVFGRDLVFAMIGVGIGSIPVFARLIRSRVLSVREEDYVEAARAAGVRDRNIIFRHVVPNSFAPVLVQATLQVGVSIIIVAGLSFLGFGVQPPTPSWGQMLAQSRNYMLQSVWFSLWPGLAILITVVGFNLFGDGLRDALDPRLNN; encoded by the coding sequence ATGGCAACGAGTGATACCCAATCCGACGAGATGCTCTCCTCGGGTCGGACCGAGGAGACTGGAGCCGACGAGAGCGAACGCGCGGTCAAATCACGGGTCGGGTGGCGCTACACCCTCTCTCAGGTCCGGAGCGACCCGACCGCGCTCGCGGGGCTGTGCATCATCGGTTTCATGACCGCAGTCGCGGTGTTCGCGTACATCGACGCGAAGCTGCTCGACTACTGGTTCGCGAGCACTTACTGGGTCAACCCCGAGGTCGACCCGGTGACCGTCGAGGCACTGTTGCCTCCCGTCGGAGTCGAGAACGCGCTCGGCACCGGGACGTTGGAACACCCACTCGGCACCGACAACCGTGGTCGCGACATCCTCGCCCGGCTGTTTTACGGGACACGGATCGCGATCCAGGTCGGGTTCATCGCGACCGCGTTCGGGCTGTTCGGCGGCGTGATCGTGGGCGCGGTGGCGGGCTACTACGGTGGGTGGGTCGACGACGTGTTGATGCGCGGCGTTGAGACGCTGTACGCCATCCCCTTCCTGATCCTCGTGATCACGTTCATGTCGGTGTTCGGGCGTGATCTCGTCTTCGCGATGATCGGGGTCGGTATCGGTTCGATACCGGTCTTCGCGCGGCTGATCCGCTCGCGCGTGCTCAGCGTGCGCGAGGAGGATTACGTCGAAGCCGCCCGCGCGGCGGGAGTCAGGGATCGTAACATCATCTTCCGGCACGTCGTGCCGAACAGCTTCGCACCCGTGCTGGTTCAGGCCACCCTCCAAGTCGGTGTGAGCATCATCATCGTGGCCGGACTCTCCTTCCTGGGATTCGGGGTCCAGCCACCGACGCCCTCGTGGGGACAGATGCTCGCCCAGTCGCGCAACTACATGCTTCAAAGTGTTTGGTTCAGCCTCTGGCCGGGGCTCGCTATTCTGATCACCGTCGTGGGGTTCAACCTCTTCGGCGACGGGCTCCGGGACGCGCTCGATCCGCGGCTCAACAACTGA
- a CDS encoding ABC transporter ATP-binding protein translates to MSDARSPAETDDGTDAGGATDRTTGTDTLLEVDGLTKHFDQGSGFLSGFFDSEQVRAVEDVSFEIREGETLGLVGESGCGKSTLARTILRLLNPTDGDVYFKGSNLAEMGGEELRAQRQDMQMIFQDPQSSLDPRMKVGTIVEEPMKAHGMLDDEGREDRAHELLEKVGLDPQHYNRHPHAFSGGQRQRINLARALSVNPDFIVCDEPVSALDVSIQAQVLNTMNALQEEFGLTYLFIAHDLSVIRYISDRVAVMYLGQLVELAEKEELFENPQHPYTRALLSSIPVPDPRAEGTRGVLEGDVPSPIDPPSGCRFRTRCPELIRPPEYDLTDPQWEAVRAFMRAVDRRTFEPEGERALRHRFFEDVSLSGETATIVDRAVENVLSGDWTEANRLLDENFAQQSVCAQEEPAYDIEPEHGTGAHFAACHLHRE, encoded by the coding sequence ATGAGTGACGCCCGATCACCGGCCGAAACCGACGATGGAACCGACGCCGGCGGCGCGACCGACCGGACGACCGGCACCGACACGCTACTCGAAGTCGACGGGCTGACTAAACACTTCGACCAGGGAAGCGGGTTCCTCTCCGGATTTTTCGACTCAGAGCAGGTGCGCGCGGTCGAGGACGTCTCCTTCGAGATCAGGGAGGGCGAAACCCTCGGCCTCGTCGGCGAATCCGGCTGTGGCAAGAGCACGCTCGCACGCACCATCCTCCGACTCCTCAACCCGACCGATGGTGACGTCTACTTCAAGGGGTCGAACCTCGCCGAGATGGGCGGCGAGGAGCTCCGGGCGCAGCGCCAGGACATGCAGATGATCTTTCAGGACCCTCAGTCGAGTCTCGACCCCCGGATGAAGGTCGGGACCATCGTCGAGGAACCCATGAAAGCCCACGGGATGCTCGACGACGAGGGTCGAGAGGATCGCGCGCACGAACTGCTCGAAAAAGTCGGACTCGATCCCCAACACTACAACCGCCATCCCCACGCCTTTTCCGGGGGCCAGCGCCAGCGGATCAATCTCGCGCGGGCGCTGTCGGTCAACCCCGATTTCATCGTGTGTGACGAGCCCGTGAGCGCGCTCGACGTCTCGATCCAGGCGCAGGTGCTCAACACGATGAACGCTCTCCAGGAGGAGTTCGGGCTGACGTACCTGTTCATCGCCCACGATCTCTCGGTCATCCGGTACATCTCGGATCGCGTCGCGGTGATGTATCTGGGCCAGCTCGTCGAGCTCGCCGAGAAAGAGGAGCTGTTCGAGAACCCCCAACATCCCTACACGCGGGCGCTACTGTCGTCGATCCCCGTTCCCGATCCGCGTGCGGAGGGAACTCGCGGCGTGCTCGAGGGCGACGTTCCGAGCCCGATCGATCCGCCCTCCGGCTGTCGGTTCCGGACACGGTGTCCCGAACTCATCCGCCCGCCGGAGTACGATCTCACCGATCCCCAGTGGGAGGCCGTGCGGGCGTTCATGCGTGCGGTCGACCGTCGAACGTTCGAACCCGAGGGCGAACGGGCGCTTCGCCACCGCTTCTTCGAGGATGTGTCGCTCAGCGGCGAGACGGCCACGATCGTCGACCGGGCGGTCGAAAACGTTCTCTCAGGCGACTGGACGGAAGCGAACCGGCTCTTGGATGAGAACTTCGCCCAACAGAGCGTCTGTGCCCAGGAGGAGCCAGCCTACGATATCGAGCCCGAGCACGGCACCGGGGCGCACTTCGCGGCCTGTCATCTCCATCGCGAGTAG
- a CDS encoding M24 family metallopeptidase: MAPTTLPPAEFERRIERVREKLAATDRDTLCLFSATAIEWVSGFHHLQTERPVCLAITDEVVAITLPRLERDRAESDAFPLIEHVQGYYDYPGIGDADDLADAASRETYHEHRSRTPEATIRAMLDDLGAERVAADADGAPGHWGYSGPTLGELAGVDVETVEWITDWRKTKSGAEIDLLARSAEWGNLAHRKLAEYAEPGNHELWVAKRASLDASMAMLDTLGERYDSRLRGGFPASCGFLSGPNTALPHGLTENRRLREGDVLVTGATANVGGYVSELERTMFLGEPSPEDRERFEAMLAAQTTAIEESGPGVACAHVDGAVHDVLADRGFAQYAQHHTGHNIGLEGHERGFIDRGSDEVMQPGHVYTIEPGIYIPGEAGYRHSDTIVITEEGTERLTYFPRSLDENVIPVR, from the coding sequence ATGGCACCGACGACACTCCCACCCGCCGAGTTCGAGCGCCGGATCGAACGTGTCCGCGAGAAGCTCGCGGCGACCGACCGCGATACGCTCTGTCTGTTCTCGGCGACCGCCATCGAATGGGTGTCCGGGTTTCATCATCTCCAGACCGAACGACCGGTCTGTCTCGCCATCACCGACGAGGTGGTCGCGATCACCCTTCCGCGGCTCGAACGCGATCGCGCAGAAAGTGATGCCTTCCCGCTGATCGAGCACGTTCAGGGGTACTACGACTATCCAGGGATCGGCGACGCAGACGATCTGGCGGACGCCGCTTCCCGGGAGACGTACCACGAACACCGGTCACGGACCCCCGAAGCGACGATTCGGGCGATGCTCGACGACCTCGGTGCGGAGCGCGTCGCCGCCGACGCGGACGGTGCGCCAGGCCACTGGGGGTACAGTGGGCCAACACTCGGCGAACTCGCCGGTGTCGACGTCGAGACCGTCGAGTGGATCACCGACTGGCGGAAAACGAAGTCAGGTGCGGAGATCGACCTCCTCGCACGCTCGGCGGAGTGGGGCAACCTCGCGCACCGAAAGCTCGCCGAATACGCCGAACCAGGCAACCACGAACTCTGGGTCGCCAAACGCGCCAGCCTCGACGCCTCCATGGCGATGCTCGACACGCTCGGCGAGCGCTACGACTCCCGCCTCCGTGGGGGATTCCCGGCGTCGTGTGGGTTCCTCTCGGGACCGAACACCGCGCTCCCGCACGGCCTGACCGAGAACCGTCGGCTGCGCGAGGGCGACGTGCTCGTCACGGGTGCGACCGCGAACGTCGGCGGCTACGTGAGCGAACTCGAACGCACGATGTTCTTGGGCGAGCCGAGTCCCGAGGATCGCGAACGGTTTGAGGCAATGCTCGCCGCCCAGACTACCGCGATCGAGGAGTCGGGGCCGGGCGTCGCCTGTGCACACGTCGACGGTGCGGTTCACGACGTGCTCGCCGATCGTGGCTTCGCACAGTACGCCCAGCACCACACCGGCCACAACATCGGGCTGGAGGGCCACGAACGCGGGTTCATTGATCGCGGCAGCGACGAGGTAATGCAGCCCGGCCACGTCTACACGATCGAACCGGGCATCTACATCCCGGGCGAGGCAGGCTATCGCCACTCGGATACGATCGTCATCACCGAGGAAGGCACCGAGCGGCTGACCTACTTCCCACGCTCGCTCGACGAGAACGTGATTCCCGTCCGGTGA
- a CDS encoding metal-dependent hydrolase, producing the protein MWPWGHLAVGYLLYSGLSRWRFDRLPGSAATLAVAFGTQFPDLVDKPLAWTFGVLASGRSLTHSLLTAVVICVLVVWYARRSGHSTIGIAFAVGYLSHPFADGVLSFVSGDYQYLAYLGWPLLDLPEYDTSAGFLARILGVEFTPFFALQIVLVALAFVVWGRDGYPVLAALRGWVVTWRERAAEQ; encoded by the coding sequence ATGTGGCCCTGGGGACATCTCGCCGTCGGCTATCTGTTGTACTCCGGGCTGAGCCGGTGGCGGTTCGACCGACTGCCGGGCAGTGCGGCGACGCTCGCCGTCGCGTTCGGGACGCAGTTTCCCGACCTCGTCGACAAGCCGCTGGCGTGGACGTTCGGCGTACTGGCGAGCGGCCGGTCGCTCACACACTCGCTGCTCACCGCCGTCGTGATCTGTGTACTCGTGGTGTGGTACGCCCGGCGGAGCGGTCACTCCACGATCGGTATCGCGTTCGCGGTGGGCTACCTCTCGCATCCGTTCGCCGACGGCGTGCTTTCGTTCGTCTCCGGCGACTACCAGTATCTCGCGTATCTCGGCTGGCCGCTGCTCGATCTGCCAGAGTACGACACCAGCGCCGGGTTCCTCGCGCGCATCTTGGGTGTGGAGTTCACCCCGTTTTTCGCCCTCCAGATCGTGCTCGTCGCGCTCGCGTTCGTGGTTTGGGGCCGTGACGGGTATCCCGTCCTTGCGGCGTTGCGCGGATGGGTCGTTACGTGGCGTGAACGGGCCGCAGAGCAGTAG
- a CDS encoding DUF7282 domain-containing protein has product MRSTNVAAVLVVALCMAGTAAALPTDAVRSQHPQQAQQGVSDPNATLVFTDQTTNGSVVRLSTATLSQGGFVAIHDTSLTANNSTVGSVIGVSQQLSSGPHQDVVVPLYAVDGRSFNESRLAENGTLIAMAHFDSNDNGEFDFVATNGSTDGPYVEGTRAVTDSASISVRPAADDATDGGILGGVGPIAVTVALVVVLALLGGAAVVARRRQ; this is encoded by the coding sequence ATGCGATCCACGAACGTCGCTGCGGTGCTCGTTGTCGCCCTCTGTATGGCCGGGACGGCCGCCGCACTTCCGACGGATGCCGTCCGATCACAGCACCCTCAACAGGCTCAACAGGGCGTCTCGGATCCGAACGCGACACTGGTGTTCACCGACCAGACCACGAACGGGTCGGTGGTGCGCCTCAGCACGGCCACCCTCTCGCAGGGCGGGTTCGTCGCGATCCACGACACGAGCCTCACCGCGAACAACAGCACCGTCGGCAGCGTCATCGGTGTCTCACAGCAACTCAGCTCCGGGCCGCACCAGGACGTCGTCGTGCCGCTCTACGCGGTCGACGGCCGGTCGTTCAACGAGTCGCGGCTCGCCGAGAACGGCACGCTGATCGCGATGGCGCATTTCGATTCGAACGACAACGGCGAGTTCGATTTCGTCGCCACCAATGGGAGCACCGACGGACCGTACGTCGAGGGGACTCGGGCCGTGACCGACAGCGCCTCGATCTCGGTCCGCCCGGCGGCGGACGACGCGACGGATGGTGGAATCCTCGGTGGAGTGGGTCCCATCGCCGTCACCGTGGCGTTGGTCGTCGTCCTCGCACTGCTCGGCGGTGCGGCCGTCGTAGCTCGCCGACGTCAGTGA
- the tbsP gene encoding transcriptional regulator TbsP — protein MKSLKSVEMDYAEIYRTVLSEASGEVFVVFPSADAVEKLVDVLDELADPPTVRLLAVEATLKTVMEDFIVASTTADLIADETLSLRTTESTGMNSLIVTDETVVTLVAAGELIAGLGTVEDEFVASAREKHTAAFEEAEPFSLRTPPISRVHETLAETFDDEVDADFGRVLESLDAARGNGDGLDEVTISLLVAAKHELQLYDISRWGEDTGVASKATFSRTKTRLEDKGVIDTTKVPIDVGRPRLRLLLGNERLQEADIDELAGIAQELLATDD, from the coding sequence ATGAAGTCACTGAAGAGTGTCGAGATGGACTATGCGGAGATCTATCGTACCGTTCTCTCGGAGGCGTCCGGGGAGGTGTTCGTGGTCTTTCCCTCGGCAGATGCTGTGGAGAAACTCGTCGACGTGCTGGACGAACTCGCTGATCCGCCGACGGTTCGGTTGCTCGCGGTCGAGGCCACACTCAAGACCGTCATGGAGGATTTCATCGTTGCCAGCACTACCGCAGATCTCATCGCCGACGAGACGCTCTCGCTACGAACGACCGAATCCACCGGGATGAACTCGCTGATCGTGACCGACGAGACGGTGGTCACGCTCGTGGCCGCTGGGGAGCTGATCGCGGGACTCGGGACCGTCGAGGACGAGTTCGTTGCGAGCGCACGCGAGAAACACACGGCGGCGTTCGAGGAGGCCGAGCCGTTCTCGCTCCGGACGCCGCCGATCTCGCGGGTCCACGAGACGCTCGCCGAGACGTTCGACGACGAGGTCGATGCGGACTTCGGGCGCGTGCTCGAGTCGCTCGACGCCGCTCGCGGCAACGGCGACGGGCTCGACGAAGTGACGATCAGCCTGCTGGTCGCGGCGAAACACGAACTCCAGCTTTACGACATCAGCCGGTGGGGAGAGGACACCGGCGTCGCGAGCAAGGCCACCTTCTCCCGGACGAAGACCAGACTCGAAGACAAGGGAGTGATCGACACCACGAAAGTCCCGATCGACGTCGGCCGACCGCGACTCCGCCTGCTGCTCGGCAACGAGCGGCTCCAAGAGGCCGACATCGACGAACTCGCGGGCATCGCCCAGGAACTGCTCGCGACCGACGACTGA
- a CDS encoding DUF7550 family protein, whose product MSDNDDTPTEPRESELGQEQATDTTEETMAGDEREERDAHPDAAGEGTHGSVEPVATRETAPMSAFTARQAGIGAVVLVVGLVVTFAIPLALV is encoded by the coding sequence ATGAGCGACAACGACGATACACCGACCGAACCTCGCGAGTCCGAACTCGGGCAGGAACAGGCGACCGATACCACAGAGGAGACGATGGCGGGGGACGAGCGTGAGGAGCGCGATGCCCATCCCGACGCAGCGGGCGAGGGAACCCACGGCAGCGTCGAGCCGGTCGCGACGCGCGAAACCGCCCCGATGAGCGCGTTCACCGCCCGTCAGGCCGGTATCGGGGCCGTCGTGCTCGTCGTCGGCTTGGTCGTCACGTTCGCGATCCCGCTCGCGTTGGTCTGA
- the hisF gene encoding imidazole glycerol phosphate synthase subunit HisF codes for MLTKRIIPCIDVDLDEDGEPAVYTGVNFEDLEHTGDPVEMAQRYNEAGADEFVFLDITASADGRETMLDVVSSVADEVFIPLTVGGGIRTREDIRETLRAGADKVSINTAALQNPGLITEGATAFGSQCIVISVDARRRYDEAGEQYERVDGESCWFECTVKGGREGTGRDVVEWVREAESRGAGELFVNSIDADGTKDGYDIPLTRAVCDAVSTPVIASSGCGGPEDAHEVFADAGADAALAASIFHFDEYSIREVKEYLADRSVPVRL; via the coding sequence ATGCTGACAAAGCGCATCATTCCCTGTATCGACGTCGATCTCGACGAGGACGGTGAGCCGGCAGTGTACACGGGCGTCAACTTCGAGGATCTCGAACACACCGGTGATCCGGTCGAAATGGCGCAGCGGTACAACGAAGCCGGCGCTGACGAGTTCGTGTTCCTCGACATCACCGCCTCGGCCGACGGCCGCGAGACGATGCTCGACGTGGTGTCGAGTGTGGCCGACGAGGTGTTCATTCCGCTGACCGTCGGCGGCGGGATCCGCACCCGCGAGGATATCCGAGAGACGCTCCGAGCCGGGGCTGACAAGGTCTCGATCAACACCGCCGCGCTCCAGAATCCAGGTCTCATCACCGAGGGCGCGACGGCCTTCGGTAGCCAGTGTATCGTGATCTCGGTCGACGCACGCCGGCGGTACGACGAGGCGGGCGAACAGTACGAACGCGTCGACGGCGAGTCGTGCTGGTTCGAGTGCACCGTGAAAGGTGGCCGCGAGGGGACAGGACGAGATGTGGTCGAGTGGGTACGTGAGGCCGAATCCCGGGGCGCGGGCGAGCTGTTCGTCAACTCGATCGACGCCGACGGAACGAAGGACGGTTACGACATCCCACTGACGCGGGCAGTCTGTGATGCTGTCTCGACGCCAGTCATCGCCTCGTCCGGCTGTGGCGGTCCCGAAGACGCCCACGAGGTGTTCGCAGACGCGGGTGCGGACGCGGCGCTCGCCGCATCGATCTTCCACTTCGACGAGTACTCGATCCGCGAGGTGAAGGAGTATCTCGCCGACCGCAGCGTTCCGGTGCGGCTGTGA
- a CDS encoding DUF7860 family protein, whose amino-acid sequence MGRYGDLNHERLTKYGFALGVALFVLGAAGSAFGPAVAGPLPGWERTLLFDSEVAGILVAFVSVFGFGIVLPLTE is encoded by the coding sequence ATGGGTCGATACGGCGATCTGAACCATGAACGACTGACGAAATACGGCTTCGCGCTTGGCGTCGCGCTGTTCGTTCTCGGAGCGGCTGGCTCCGCGTTCGGCCCCGCAGTGGCTGGACCACTTCCCGGCTGGGAGCGAACCCTACTTTTCGACAGCGAGGTGGCCGGTATCCTCGTCGCCTTCGTCTCGGTGTTCGGCTTCGGGATCGTCCTCCCGCTGACCGAGTGA
- a CDS encoding DNA-directed RNA polymerase subunit L encodes MDLRVIESEDEELAIEIEGEDHTFMNVLKGALLETSGVVAATYDVNPEQSGGQTDPILTIRTESGTEPLDALEAGADRVSEMTTTFRDAFQAA; translated from the coding sequence ATGGATCTACGGGTCATCGAGAGCGAGGACGAGGAACTGGCGATCGAGATCGAAGGCGAGGACCACACGTTCATGAACGTGCTCAAGGGCGCGCTGCTCGAAACGTCGGGTGTCGTCGCCGCCACGTACGACGTGAACCCCGAGCAGTCAGGTGGTCAGACCGACCCTATCCTCACTATCCGGACCGAATCCGGCACCGAGCCACTCGACGCGCTCGAAGCCGGGGCCGATCGAGTCAGCGAGATGACGACGACGTTCCGCGACGCGTTCCAGGCGGCCTAA
- a CDS encoding rhomboid family intramembrane serine protease — protein MAPWQTLARIAVLLAAAISLGAVYRLDGRGKWGPALRERFVAGVPWGTLLTVAGLLWVYLFVQNGLTNWYWPVVLPFRAWSYLYPLGMAVASFAHVGPAHLVGNLVGVCTFGVVVEYAWGHYPTERGTATFSSLRTNPYARALAIPAAAIGVGLVVAVFSIGPVIGFSGVVFAFAGVALVRYPVTTVIALSAGGVVQLVYRALRNPVVQASAEPSFGTPWWAGIAIQAHAIGLLIGVLLGVALCRRRDVRPPPGRLWLGTILFAVGQSLWAVYWFRGNGEYVLFRAVGAVLVFGLALVVAASVAAPDRLALPRPDVPRLESIERLSDLGRVGTIGRRAASAGVIVLALAVLAAPAVPVNLTTVDTPAEEVFASGTGAGPQPGLDADVAVRDYTVSYAENVTNRKVSVFDISAFGETTQVRASGVIVESDSRHVWTTAIQSSELAFDGWSAVKLGGLGWSETVAAKRNGWRIVGGGHAYKVYLNGPGEGRQLAYRSTPATAEPVITGKNVSLAPQKTGFDLVVSRNNETLGSVPLPKKGTSAAVANVTFDRNGKHLYAVAGQTRVRIASHESYE, from the coding sequence ATGGCCCCGTGGCAGACACTCGCACGGATCGCGGTGCTCCTCGCGGCCGCGATCTCGCTGGGGGCCGTCTACCGACTCGACGGCCGCGGGAAATGGGGGCCAGCGCTTCGCGAACGCTTTGTGGCTGGCGTTCCATGGGGCACACTCCTCACGGTGGCGGGACTGCTCTGGGTGTATCTGTTCGTCCAGAACGGACTGACGAACTGGTACTGGCCGGTCGTTCTCCCGTTCCGGGCGTGGTCGTATCTCTATCCCCTCGGGATGGCGGTCGCGTCGTTCGCCCACGTCGGCCCGGCCCACCTCGTCGGGAACCTCGTCGGCGTCTGCACGTTCGGCGTCGTCGTCGAGTACGCGTGGGGACACTACCCCACCGAACGCGGCACGGCGACGTTTTCCTCGCTCCGGACCAATCCCTACGCTCGCGCGCTCGCCATCCCTGCCGCGGCGATCGGCGTCGGCCTGGTCGTGGCGGTGTTCTCGATCGGGCCGGTGATCGGCTTCTCGGGTGTGGTGTTCGCGTTCGCCGGGGTCGCGCTCGTCCGCTACCCAGTGACGACGGTGATCGCGCTCTCGGCCGGTGGCGTCGTCCAGCTCGTGTATCGTGCGCTGCGGAACCCGGTGGTGCAGGCAAGCGCCGAACCCTCGTTCGGGACGCCGTGGTGGGCCGGGATCGCGATCCAGGCCCACGCCATCGGTCTCCTCATCGGCGTCTTGCTCGGCGTCGCGCTCTGTCGCCGGCGTGACGTTCGGCCCCCACCTGGCCGGCTCTGGCTCGGCACCATCCTGTTCGCCGTTGGCCAGTCGCTGTGGGCGGTCTACTGGTTCCGTGGCAACGGCGAGTACGTGCTCTTCCGGGCGGTCGGTGCGGTGCTCGTCTTCGGGCTCGCGCTCGTGGTCGCGGCGAGCGTCGCCGCCCCCGACCGGCTGGCGCTTCCACGGCCGGACGTCCCGCGCCTCGAGAGTATCGAGCGTCTCAGCGATCTTGGACGTGTCGGGACTATCGGACGCCGTGCAGCCTCGGCGGGTGTCATCGTGCTCGCGCTCGCGGTGCTCGCTGCCCCCGCTGTTCCGGTGAACCTCACGACCGTCGATACCCCAGCCGAAGAGGTGTTCGCCTCCGGGACCGGTGCTGGGCCCCAGCCGGGACTCGACGCCGATGTCGCCGTTCGAGACTACACCGTCAGCTACGCCGAGAACGTCACGAACCGGAAGGTGTCGGTGTTCGACATCTCGGCGTTCGGTGAGACGACCCAGGTGCGAGCCAGCGGCGTGATCGTCGAGAGCGACAGTCGCCACGTCTGGACCACCGCGATCCAGTCGAGCGAGTTGGCGTTCGACGGCTGGTCGGCGGTTAAACTCGGCGGGCTGGGCTGGTCCGAAACCGTGGCCGCCAAACGAAACGGGTGGCGGATCGTCGGCGGCGGCCACGCCTACAAGGTGTACCTCAACGGACCCGGTGAGGGCCGACAGCTCGCATATCGCTCGACACCTGCAACCGCCGAGCCAGTCATCACGGGAAAGAACGTCTCGCTCGCCCCGCAGAAGACGGGGTTCGATCTCGTCGTCAGTCGGAACAACGAAACCCTCGGCTCCGTTCCGCTCCCGAAGAAAGGAACGAGCGCGGCGGTTGCAAACGTTACCTTCGACCGGAATGGAAAGCACCTGTACGCCGTCGCAGGGCAGACACGCGTTCGGATCGCAAGTCACGAATCCTACGAGTGA
- a CDS encoding METTL5 family protein: MSSVSALAQRLAVVAGFEDPQVGLEQYPTPPDLAAHLIHVADLQGDIEGQPVIDLGTGTGMLALGAALRGPESVVGIDIDPDPLRTARANECRVGTTADVSWVKADATDAPLRSRAESVDTEESPSHEGDVPTTVVMNPPFGAQNDNEHADRAFLATAARVATVSYSVHNANSSGFVEAFADDNGGEVTRAYGAELDLPRQFEFHEADSRTVDAEVFRIEWE; this comes from the coding sequence ATGAGTTCCGTGAGCGCCCTGGCTCAGCGACTCGCGGTGGTCGCAGGGTTCGAGGATCCACAAGTCGGTCTCGAACAGTACCCCACGCCGCCCGACCTCGCGGCCCACCTGATCCACGTCGCGGACTTGCAGGGCGACATCGAAGGCCAGCCCGTGATCGATCTCGGCACCGGAACGGGGATGCTCGCACTCGGTGCAGCGCTCCGCGGGCCGGAGTCGGTCGTCGGGATCGATATCGACCCCGATCCGCTCCGGACCGCGCGAGCCAATGAGTGCCGGGTCGGCACTACTGCCGACGTCTCGTGGGTCAAAGCCGACGCGACCGACGCACCGCTTCGCTCACGGGCCGAGTCGGTCGATACCGAAGAATCTCCATCCCACGAGGGAGACGTACCTACGACGGTCGTGATGAACCCGCCGTTCGGCGCGCAGAACGACAACGAACACGCCGATCGGGCGTTCCTCGCGACGGCAGCCCGAGTTGCCACCGTTTCGTATTCTGTTCACAACGCCAATAGTTCTGGGTTCGTTGAGGCGTTCGCCGACGACAACGGAGGCGAGGTGACGCGGGCCTACGGAGCCGAACTCGATCTCCCGCGGCAGTTCGAGTTCCACGAGGCCGACTCCCGCACCGTGGACGCCGAGGTATTTCGGATCGAGTGGGAGTGA
- a CDS encoding alpha/beta hydrolase: MNSELDPQVRQVLDLLDQQRAPPTYGASVETARDQFDELFSMLDPQPVGDVQNLTIPGPKRPIPIRVYAPEDGPDDAPGVFVTFHGGGWVLGDLDTHDPFCRAVTNAADCLVISVDYRRAPEHPFPAAVEDCYTAVEWAGEYAGDLGGDPERLAVGGDSAGGNLAAAVTLLARDRGGPDLCHQSLIYPAVNSVVGEEFDSYEENGAGYLLEHESMEWYDERYIQDDLDARNEYAAPLLARDLSGLPPATVITAGFDPLRDEGIAYVDRLEDAGVAVEHEHFPEMIHAFVSMLDVVDRAHDGIETVADGLRDAFDAQAR; the protein is encoded by the coding sequence ATGAATTCGGAACTCGATCCCCAAGTGCGGCAGGTGCTCGATCTGCTCGACCAGCAGCGCGCGCCGCCGACCTACGGCGCGTCGGTCGAAACCGCGCGCGACCAGTTTGACGAACTGTTCTCGATGCTCGACCCCCAACCTGTCGGCGACGTGCAGAATCTCACGATCCCGGGGCCGAAGAGACCGATCCCGATCCGGGTCTACGCGCCCGAGGACGGCCCGGACGACGCTCCGGGAGTGTTCGTCACGTTCCACGGCGGAGGCTGGGTACTCGGCGATCTCGACACCCACGACCCGTTCTGTCGTGCGGTGACGAACGCGGCGGACTGTCTCGTGATCTCGGTCGACTACCGCCGCGCGCCCGAGCACCCGTTCCCGGCGGCGGTCGAGGACTGCTACACGGCCGTCGAGTGGGCTGGGGAGTACGCGGGCGACCTCGGCGGCGACCCCGAGAGGCTGGCAGTCGGTGGCGACAGCGCGGGTGGGAACCTCGCGGCCGCGGTCACACTGCTGGCGCGCGACCGTGGCGGTCCCGACCTGTGTCATCAGTCGCTCATCTATCCGGCGGTGAACTCCGTCGTAGGTGAGGAGTTCGACTCCTACGAGGAGAACGGTGCAGGGTATCTCCTCGAACACGAGAGCATGGAATGGTACGACGAGCGCTACATCCAAGACGACCTCGACGCGCGCAACGAGTACGCCGCACCGCTGCTCGCGCGCGATCTCTCCGGCCTGCCGCCCGCGACCGTCATCACGGCGGGGTTCGATCCGCTCCGCGACGAGGGGATCGCCTACGTCGACCGGCTCGAAGACGCCGGCGTCGCGGTCGAGCACGAGCACTTCCCGGAGATGATCCACGCGTTCGTGAGCATGCTCGACGTGGTCGATCGAGCGCACGACGGGATCGAGACGGTCGCCGACGGTCTCCGGGACGCGTTCGACGCGCAGGCTCGATAG